A region of the Chryseobacterium cucumeris genome:
CCAATTTGTCATAAGACCGTTTTTCGGGAATATTTTTTTCAGCATTATTGGTTTGTGCATGAAAAAACACATTCCCAATAACCAATAACATTAGTAAATATTTTAATTTCATCACTCATCCTGGCTATATTACAAAAATATTATTTTTCTTCAGTAGATACACCACAGCTTTTGCTTTTTTCGTGTATTTATCCATATTTTCATTAAAAACAATGGTAATTTAATCAACAAAAGAGAGACAGCTTAAAAAAACTGTACTCTCTCAAAATTATTTCCATTCTATTTTACCTTCCATATAATATACCCTTCCGTTGTCTTCATAGAGAAGATCATAGCCCTGAGAGGTAAGATAGAAATGACAGACTTTCATTTCATTGTTTCTATCTCTGAATTGAATTACTGCAGGACACATTTTCGCCCTATCCATTTTCTTCACCATTACATCAAAATTCTTCTGAATATTTTTCCTGCTATACAAGGACAGCATTCTGTCGTCAATAAAGCGGACATATTTCAAAGATGACAGAGGATAGGTAATTAATTTAAAAGGCTGTCCTGCGAGCTTCGCAGCATTCTCATTGAAAAAATTTGTGATCGAAATACTGTCCTCGGTAATACTTTTCACCACACTTGATTCATACCTTTGCCCATCCTCAAACTCCATACTGTAGATGGCTTCCATTTTAATGGCAAAACCTTTCCCGGACTTTCTTAAATCTATCAGATCTGTAAATTCTTTTCCTTTTTTAATGACAATCAATACGTTCCCTTCTCCAAAATCACAGTCATAATATTTTTTATAATCGAAAGGTTCTTCAATATGGGGTTTCAAGGTATCATTCACTGTATTTTGTGAAAAAACACGTATTGACAGCATCAGTAAAAATAAGATCAGTGTATAATTTTTCATGGCTTGATGATGTAATGGTTAAAACTTATTATGGTGGCTCTTCTGGAACGCCTTTTTTGTTTTCTGATTCTTAAAATTCCAGTTGATAAGAGGAAGCTTCCTTCTTCCGTTCTCATTCCAACCACCAATCTGGATGCCCCGGAAATCCTTACACTGATTATACAAACCGATCTGAATTCCTCTGCATTTCTGCCCGATATTGGCCAATGGTGCTACAGAAACACCTTTCATCTCGTGATGCACATTAAAAAAGGGAGAAACAGACATTCCATTGGTCACCGCATACGTATTGATATTACTCGATACATTAATTTCCAGTCCGTTTGTGACGGTAGGTTCCATATTGATAAGCGACAACTGCAGACCGTTAATAGTATTCATTTTTTTGCGGGGAACTACCACATAATCATTATTACCTGGTAATTGTAGGTTGAAAAGCATTAATGGCGGCAAGAAAATGCCCACAAAATTGAATCCCATGCCTAAGCCATTTACCTTTTTAGGCTTAAAATGATCTTCTTCATCATAATATTTAAATAAAATTCCGTTGACATTTTTTACAGTCTTTGAGGGTGAAGCGGCAATCAGTCTTGGTTTCAAAGAATCTACTTTCAGGCTGTCTGAGGCATACATCAGAGTATTGACTAAAAGAACTGCTATTAATAAGATCCGTGTTTTCATAACTCGTTATTTTAAAATTACAGTTCAAAATTATCTGCTGAAGATCCAGTTCCGAATGTGAAAAAAAATTAAAAAATATACCCGGTTTGTGAAAATCGCAAAATGTAGGTTGGAAGAAGGAAGAAGGATCCTTTCAACATCCAATACTTCCCTTCTCCAAGCTTCAAGCTTCAAGCTTCAAGCCTTCTAAAAACAAAAAATCAAAAACTCTTTCCACAAAAAATACTACATTTGTGAAAATCACAAAACTATGCACCAGGAGGCTTTATTGAAGGAAATCCGAAGAAAAATCGGTGAGAAATCTTTGAATGATGAGATCGCCAACATTCTTAATATCAGTTATGATGCCGCTCACAGAAGAACTTCTATGAAAGCCAAGTTCAGTTTTGAAGAAGCACTGGAGCTCGCCAAATACTATCAGATCTCATTGGATCAGTTTCTGGGAACGGAAAATCAATTGGTTGTCAAAAGAACACAGCCTGTAAAAACTACAGAAGATCTTTTAAACTATTTTGAAAACTCTCTGAAGATTTTGAATGTTTTTCAGAACATTAACAATTCTAAAGTATTTTATTCTGCAAAAGACATCCCGTTTTTTTATACTATTTCACATTCAATGTTATCCCGTTTCAAGTTTTATGTCTGGATGAATTTACTGAATCAGGATAAGTTCTTAAGCCCTTTCCATGGGTTTACTATGGAATACCATTCTATAAAAAATGAGATGCTGAAAGATCTTTATGATAAACAAAATGTAACGGAAATATGGAATGACACTACCATTATGAGTGTATTGAGACAAATTTCATTCTATTATGAAATGGGATTATTAAAGAAAAATGAAGT
Encoded here:
- a CDS encoding helix-turn-helix domain-containing protein yields the protein MHQEALLKEIRRKIGEKSLNDEIANILNISYDAAHRRTSMKAKFSFEEALELAKYYQISLDQFLGTENQLVVKRTQPVKTTEDLLNYFENSLKILNVFQNINNSKVFYSAKDIPFFYTISHSMLSRFKFYVWMNLLNQDKFLSPFHGFTMEYHSIKNEMLKDLYDKQNVTEIWNDTTIMSVLRQISFYYEMGLLKKNEVDLILEDLRKLLEELETKTLEKNNFQIYVNDLVILNNSILFKNEEQCSFFVPFSMFGYMMTNDKMTCEDSLSYFEHQIKNSRSLNESGNRERKIFFNKMYEQIDRLKQNLS